Sequence from the Zestosphaera sp. genome:
ATTATAAGGAGCGAGAATTCCGTAGTTCTAGTGTTGCTAGTTGATGAGTTAGGCGAGTACGACTTAGTTTTAGGTAGGGGGGACCCACGTCTCGAGTTGAGTGATGAGAAGAGAATTATTGTTAGGAAATCCACGTACGTTAGTCAAAACACGCTAGCTATATCTTCGAGTAAGTCGGCTGCAGACCTGAAGAGAAGTTTAGTTGAGAACTTGAGGAGAGGTGTTAGTGCGAGAGCCTACATAATAGGTTTCGCAGTCTCTAAAGACTCGTGAGTTTAACTCGCTTGAAATCCTTTGTTGAGTTTAGGTTGTGAAAGCTTATTTACTAGCTTTTTAAGAAATTATCAGCGAGTAGGTGAGTAAAGTAATGCCTGAGTTTAAGGTGGTGGTCTCGGACCCTGAGGTCGTTAATCCCAAGCCTTTATTAGTTAAGGTGATAGGCTCTAGTGACTTGAGTTATGGTGATGAACATAAAGAAAACAGAGTTCTGGTGGTGTGTAGGGTTAACCCAGAAACTAAGAAAGCGATTAACTCGCCTCTAGGCATAGCTACGCTCAGGATATGGAAAAACAAAGCTAATAGAGAGAAAGTCAACCTGATAGTTAGGTTAGTTGATGATCCTTCTGTTCCTCCCGACACGGTAGTTGTTCCCTCAGCGTTTCTTTCAGAGAAGGTAGGTTCTGAGGAAGTCTTAGGCGAGGTTTTCAGAGCCCCCTCATTCCAGATAGCAGTGACTGGAGATAAAGCTAACGCGTTCATCGGCAAGAAGATAGGTGATACAGTCCCTGCATCAGTTGTGGGGTTGTCGGCTGAGTGGAAATTACTAATAACTGGGGGTTCAGACAGCTCCGGCTTCCCAATGATTCCCTCACTGCAGGGGGGTGTTAAGAAAGCCTTACTGCTTTCTGAGCCGCCAGGCTTCCACCCGAAGAACGAGGGGGAGAGGAGGAGGAAATTCGTTAGAGGTAACACGATAACTGAAGAGATAGTGCAGATAAACACTAAGTTAGTCCGCTAAGATAGCCTCAACTAAGACCATAGACTCTTTAGAGGTCCTGCAGTCAACTCTCTCTTTAACTCTAACGACCTTGACTGACGCGTTATTCTTCAGGTATTCGGCACTGCAGAAAGTGCGGTAGGGGCACTTAATTTCGTTGCATTCAATCATTTTGTGAGTGAATTTAAGTCCTTCTAAAGCTAGCCTCTTAGGTATTACTAGTAGTATAGGTCTTTCCTCAACTTCTACTGTAGTTACGTGCCCGTAGAGCTTGCAAGGATTCTTAATATTAGTAACTCTAGTTACTTCGTAGAGGTGGTTAGGCTTTAGCTTGTCTAGGCAGACAGGCTTCAACCTACACTTCAAGCACTCTTCAGACGGTTGCCCGTGAATGAACCTAAACCCCTCTCTAGCTACCAAGTGATTAAGCAACGTTATTATAGGCATCTCCTCATAGCACCCTAATAAAGTATCTTGAGTAAGCACCTTAATTAGGTTTTTGGAGGTTAAGTAGCGTGAGTATCTTAACTCACTTATCAAGCCAGAAATCTTTCTTGAACCCGTACTCGCCTAAGAGCGGGACGAAAACACAAGGTACTGAGTCTTCTACGTGTAGGGAGCCTCCCCTCTTCTCGATTATTTTGAGAGTCTGCACGTACATGTCGCCGACAGGTATTACTATCCGCCCCCCTTCCTTGAGTTGAGATATGAGGGGTTCAGGCACTTTAGGAGCTGCTGCAGTAACTATTATTCTGTCGTAAGGTGCTGCTTCTTCATACCCTCTACTCCCGTCACCTACTACTACTGTCACGTAGTGTGAGTAGCTCGTCCTCCTCAGGTTCTCTTCCGCGAACTTAGCTAGTTCCGGCACTATCTCTATAGTCCATACATGCCCTTCAGGCTTGACTATCTCAGCTATGATTGCTGCTTGGTAGCCACTCCCAGCCCCGATTTCCAGGACTTTATTGCCTCGAGAAGGCTTGAGAGCTTCAGTCATTATAGCGACCATGTGGGGGGCGCTGATGGTTTGCCCGTAACCTATTGAGAGCGGGGTGTCTAAGTATGCTAGCTCCCTATACCTTAACGGAACAAACTCTTCTCTAGGGACAGAAAGCATAGCTCTAATAACTTCTTCACTCTTAAGTATACCCTCTTCTATCAACGACTTAACAAGCTTTTCTCTCTTCGCTCTAAACACCTCATCAACACTTGCGGACTCAACCATCATAATGAATTATCCTTTAAACAACTTAAATACTGAGGTAGGGCGAGAGAACGGGAATAACGCAGGTAAGTCTTCTTAAGCTGGCTTAATCTTTGATAACGCGAGTTGAAGACTTAATAGTTCCGCGACTCAACACTACTTGAGGTAGTTGAGTTGGATGGTTTGCCGAGTTTTAGTGATTTGCTCTGGTTTTTCTTTATTATCTGGATATTCGTTAGCTTCATGTATCCTCAGCTAAGATACTCTTCACTCAGGAATGCCCGTGTATCGATAATAAGAAGTCTTGAGAGCTACTACAACACTAAAGTCATAACTTTGATTCACAGACACGAAAGAATAACTCTTTTCGGCATACTGCTCTATAAATTCATAAATATTGAAGACTATGAAGAGATTTTGCGCGCTATAAGAAGTACCCCGCCTGACAGGAGCATAATGCTGATAATCCATACTCCAGGCGGCTTAATGCTGGCTGCTTCTCAGATAGCGCTGGCTCTTAAGAGGCACGCGAGTAAGAAGATCGTGGTCGTACCACACTAAACTATGATTGGAGGACTCTCATAGCTTTAGTTACTGACGAGTTCTGGATAGACCCAGAACGGTTTTAGGTCCTGTAGACCCGCAAATAAGTACTCAGACAGGTTCTTTACCAGCCCCCTCAATAATTAAGGTAGTTAAGGAGAAAGGTGTTGAGAAAGTCAGTGACGAGACTTTAGTTCTTGCTGACATAGCTGAGAAAGCTCTAAACCAGACTAAAGACCTAGTGAGGAAGTTACTCGAGAACAAGCTTCCTGAGGACAAGATCGAGTTAGTCATAGACAAACTCGTGATGGGGAGGCACACGCACGACTGGCCAATAACTGCTGAAGAACTTAAAGAGCTAGGACTTAACGTAAAGACAGAGATACCTCCAGCAATATATAGTTTGATGTCGCTGTACCCGCAAGAAGCTATGAGGAGGCCTGCTGTAGAGTATCTCCCAACTGAGCCGCGTAGGGTTCAGAAACAGCTTTAATAAGTCATAACACGCTGGAAGTGCAGTATCGAGTTTTTAGGGTGTGAAGAGCGGGCAGTCTTCTCGAGTGTGGCTAGTCAATAACTTCAGTTTCTTTAGCTAGTTTTTCTGCTGCTTCGTAAGTCAGGCCGCTCTCACCGAGGATCGTGTATCTCTCTGTTCTTATTTTGTGAGCTATTGTTAGAGCGTTTATAATGTCAACGTCTCTGACTCCCAGTTCTTTAGCTGTTGTAGGTAGTCCTACTTTCTTCAAGACTTTCTTTATTTTTCGCCATTCTATCCCGTGGAGGTATGACATCATTATCGCTCCAACCCCTACTTGCTCCCCGTGTAGTGCTGGGTAGTTGGCTATGTAGTCTAGCGCGTGACTAAATAAGTGTTCAGAGCCGCTTGCTGGTCTAGAACTCCCAGCGATACACATAGCTACTGAGGAGCTTATGAGTCCTTCTACTATGACTCGCACGCCTTCTATAGAGAGCTTAGATATGAGGTCAGAGTAGTTCACTACGTGTTTTGCTGAGAGTAGTGCTAGCTGTGCTGAGTAGTCCCCGTAGTACTCGCCTTTAAGTCTGTGAGCAAGCCTCCAGTCTAAGACTGCAGTGAATTTAGCTATTAAGTCTCCGGCGCCGGCCTTAATTACTCTGCTGGGTGCTGAAGTTATTATGTTTAAGTCTGCTATGACTGCTACGGGTGGCTTAGCCAGTACTGAGGTGATTTTGCCGCCTCCCCTGAGTGAGGCGAAGGGTGAGGCTATCCCGTCATGAGAAGACGTTGTAGGGACGCTCATGAATGGGATTCCTGAAGATGCTGAGAGGTACTTAGCTATGTCTATTGTTTTGCCGCCGCCCAACCCTATTATTAAGTCTGGTGAGAAGCTGTTTAGTGTTTCGTGGAGGCTTTCTGCCTCGCTTAGGGTAGGTTTATAGACTTTACTTACTTCATAGCTTACGTTACTTGAGGACATCATCTCTTCTACTGTGCCTCCTATCAACCCCCAGACGTTAGGTCCTGTTATTATGAGGACTTTCTTACCTAGTCTGAGTTCCTGAATAACTTTAGGGATTTGCCACACTACGTTCTCTCCGACAACTATTTTCTTAGGTAAGTCAATCACATGAGGTTCTCTCCTCAAACCATCACCTAAGATTAAACTTATTACTGCTGAAAATATATTTCCATGTAGTAGGGGGTCGTGATCTACTTAAAAGACCTTGTAACTTAAGAAGTTTAGGTGATGGCATGTGAGTGTTTTACACGGGACAACTACAGTCGGCTTGAAGTTGAGAGATTCCGTGGTGGTGGCTGCAGACAAGAGAGCTAGTCAGGGGTACTTCATAGCTCACAAGAGGGTTAGGAAGATTATTAAGATTGATGACCACGTAGTAATGTCTATAGCTGGGTTAGTAGCGGACGCGCAGATACTTGCTTCACAACTCCAGTATCTAGCAAGGAAATACAAGTATGAGGAGGGGGTTCAAGTACCTGTCAGAACTCTAGTCTCTTACTTAGGTCTCTTACTAAATACTTACAAGTACTTCCCGTTTGAGGTTCAGTTAATTATAGGTGGGTACGACACTGAGCCGAGACTATACGCTGTGCAGTGGTTCGGCGACTACACTGAGGAAAACTATGCTGTGACAGGGTCTGGAAGCCCCGTAGCTATAGGCTTGATAGAGAGTAGGTACTCGGCAGACCTCAGTGTTGATGAAGCTATTAAGCT
This genomic interval carries:
- a CDS encoding NAD(P)-dependent glycerol-1-phosphate dehydrogenase, yielding MRREPHVIDLPKKIVVGENVVWQIPKVIQELRLGKKVLIITGPNVWGLIGGTVEEMMSSSNVSYEVSKVYKPTLSEAESLHETLNSFSPDLIIGLGGGKTIDIAKYLSASSGIPFMSVPTTSSHDGIASPFASLRGGGKITSVLAKPPVAVIADLNIITSAPSRVIKAGAGDLIAKFTAVLDWRLAHRLKGEYYGDYSAQLALLSAKHVVNYSDLISKLSIEGVRVIVEGLISSSVAMCIAGSSRPASGSEHLFSHALDYIANYPALHGEQVGVGAIMMSYLHGIEWRKIKKVLKKVGLPTTAKELGVRDVDIINALTIAHKIRTERYTILGESGLTYEAAEKLAKETEVID
- a CDS encoding protein-L-isoaspartate O-methyltransferase, whose translation is MVESASVDEVFRAKREKLVKSLIEEGILKSEEVIRAMLSVPREEFVPLRYRELAYLDTPLSIGYGQTISAPHMVAIMTEALKPSRGNKVLEIGAGSGYQAAIIAEIVKPEGHVWTIEIVPELAKFAEENLRRTSYSHYVTVVVGDGSRGYEEAAPYDRIIVTAAAPKVPEPLISQLKEGGRIVIPVGDMYVQTLKIIEKRGGSLHVEDSVPCVFVPLLGEYGFKKDFWLDK
- a CDS encoding 30S ribosomal protein S6e, yielding MPEFKVVVSDPEVVNPKPLLVKVIGSSDLSYGDEHKENRVLVVCRVNPETKKAINSPLGIATLRIWKNKANREKVNLIVRLVDDPSVPPDTVVVPSAFLSEKVGSEEVLGEVFRAPSFQIAVTGDKANAFIGKKIGDTVPASVVGLSAEWKLLITGGSDSSGFPMIPSLQGGVKKALLLSEPPGFHPKNEGERRRKFVRGNTITEEIVQINTKLVR
- a CDS encoding DUF371 domain-containing protein → MESSGSILKGATKLENTSSNSSRSLKCFAGIDVVSFRGHSNVRATHKTTFEITKETHLTLRGNCIIGVGADKGLADLSQELKQIIRSENSVVLVLLVDELGEYDLVLGRGDPRLELSDEKRIIVRKSTYVSQNTLAISSSKSAADLKRSLVENLRRGVSARAYIIGFAVSKDS
- a CDS encoding proteasome subunit beta, whose amino-acid sequence is MSVLHGTTTVGLKLRDSVVVAADKRASQGYFIAHKRVRKIIKIDDHVVMSIAGLVADAQILASQLQYLARKYKYEEGVQVPVRTLVSYLGLLLNTYKYFPFEVQLIIGGYDTEPRLYAVQWFGDYTEENYAVTGSGSPVAIGLIESRYSADLSVDEAIKLALEAIRASTRRDVFSGEGVDVAVVRKGSVEISTYSLW
- a CDS encoding UPF0179 family protein, whose amino-acid sequence is MISELRYSRYLTSKNLIKVLTQDTLLGCYEEMPIITLLNHLVAREGFRFIHGQPSEECLKCRLKPVCLDKLKPNHLYEVTRVTNIKNPCKLYGHVTTVEVEERPILLVIPKRLALEGLKFTHKMIECNEIKCPYRTFCSAEYLKNNASVKVVRVKERVDCRTSKESMVLVEAILAD